In Macrobrachium rosenbergii isolate ZJJX-2024 chromosome 19, ASM4041242v1, whole genome shotgun sequence, the following are encoded in one genomic region:
- the Phf5a gene encoding PHD finger-like domain-containing protein 5A: MAKHHPDLIFCRKQPGVAIGRLCEKCDGKCVICDSYVRPCTLVRICDECNYGSYQGRCVICGGPGVSDAYYCKECTVLEKDRDGCPKIVNLGSSKTDLFYERKKYGFKKR, from the exons ATGGCAAAGCATCATCCAGATCTAATTTTCTGTCGCAAACAGCCAGGTGTCGCTATCGGCCGTCTGTGTGAAAAATGTGACGGCAAATGTGTCATCTGTGACTCTTATGTGAGGCCTTGCACCCTCGTCCGTATCTGCGACGAGTGCAACTACGGCTCATACCAGGGGCGATGTGTCATATGTGGAGGACCTG GTGTATCAGATGCCTACTATTGTAAAGAATGCACAGTTTTAGAGAAAGACAGAGATGGATGCCCCAAAATTGTGAATCTTGGATCTTCAAAGACAGATTtgttttacgaaagaaagaaatatggctTCAAGAAAAGATGA